Within Pseudomonadales bacterium, the genomic segment ATGCTGTATTGTGCTGCGGAATGTGCGCGTTTGTTATGTAATGAGGGTATTGATAATGCGGTTGCGCGTCATGCCTTACATGGTGAAGCGATGCTGCGCGGCGTGCAGGCCATGGGTTTGCAAGTCTTTGGTGATATTGAAAACAAAATGAACAATGTTGTTGGTGTTTATATTCCAGATGAAGTCGATGGCGATAGTGTCAGAGCACAGATGCTGAATGATTTTGATATCGAAATTGGCACTTCTTTTGGACCACTGCACGGCAAAATATGGCGTATTGGCACCATGGGGTATAACGCCAGAAAATCGGCGGTATTAAATACCTTGGCAAGTCTTGATGCCTGTCTGCAAGCAAACGGCTACAAAGGGCCGAAGGCGGAGTCTACCCAGGCGGCACTTGATTTTTACCGCCAGCAAGATTAAATCGATGTTATTCAAATCTGCCACGCTTGCATTCGAGCCTTATGCTCAACGCGCACTCGAACATTGTCTTAAGCTAGCGCATGTGTCCGAAATGCGCGGCGCTACGCTGCGGCAATATTTATCCGACGAGCATCGTCAGCATAATGAGATCACTGCAGAGTGGATGCGTCAGGCTGGCATGCAGACCTGGGTTGATGCTGTTGGTAATCAATGGGGCAGGTTTGCTAGTGAGCATGCACAGGCACCTCGCTTAGTGCTCGGTTC encodes:
- a CDS encoding alanine--glyoxylate aminotransferase family protein, whose product is MLYCAAECARLLCNEGIDNAVARHALHGEAMLRGVQAMGLQVFGDIENKMNNVVGVYIPDEVDGDSVRAQMLNDFDIEIGTSFGPLHGKIWRIGTMGYNARKSAVLNTLASLDACLQANGYKGPKAESTQAALDFYRQQD